The following coding sequences lie in one Arabidopsis thaliana chromosome 3, partial sequence genomic window:
- a CDS encoding ARM repeat superfamily protein: MYSENIGEDDRSIHLQVLELQKLEEARGSSDTVLDYRNSVEKGDSGETADAASVSSAIAFHRSTSPAPEQKLTLFALRLAIIEKIATNLGTLGFIWATVVLLGGFAITLEKSDFWFITIILLIEGTRIFSRSHELEWQHQATWTVSGVGISSFRVLQSSSISLLRNLKRISDGIFKPILDNGLREATTRIGRQEIFDRRTTLTWKNSEVPLLPYARWLYISSYVSRILYWLQLLSASACVALSSYKLVMHNYGDVQDGDLDKRNRQAALSIFYSLALAEALLFLAEKAYWEWEVSVCHLLENVTRECGFGVTGMVSIKRFFYDAYSKSVNGSIFDGVKMDMVSFAMDLLGSNCSDEQLIGARILRQFAVNERFAEDTLEKIGINLPVIERLVEMLNWKDLQEEEIRRSAAEILSKLAGKKQNSLRVAGISGAMESISSLLQNTRSLGEAPDEIGEKKLFHDHHLHYDFWRFNNLGLLILKKLSRDHDNCGKIGNTRGLLPKIIDFTHTDATLLKDENADMVLSRVLTVKRSLQLVKMLVSTSGNTGKCLRREISEIVFTISNLRDVLRHGVRYPKLQKLGIEILSFLALETDGRERIAVTGGVLKELFSIFLKSKIHGDENEKRVRMAAGEAIGMLALESRSNCIQILKLGVFGRLVEALEVPLIRVNAARVLRNLCIYSGHECFLDLRFIKTAAPTVSMSVCRYKYCVEPPKD, from the exons ATGTATTCCGAGAATATTGGAGAAGATGATCGGAGCATCCATTTGcag gTGTTGGAGCTCCAAAAATTGGAAGAAGCACGAGGCTCAAGCGACACCGTTTTGGATTATAGAAACAGCGTCGAGAAAGGAGACAGCGGCGAAACCGCAGACGCAGCGTCTGTATCTTCCGCGATCGCGTTTCACAGATCAACATCACCCGCGCCGGAGCAGAAACTCACACTCTTCGCTCTCCGCCTTGCAATCATCGAGAAAATCGCCACTAATCTCGGAACCCTAGGTTTCATTTGGGCCACGGTGGTTCTTCTCGGTGGATTCGCTATCACGCTCGAAAAATCCGATTTTTGGTTCATCACCATCATTCTCCTCATCGAAGGCACTCGAATCTTCAGCAGAAGCCACGAGCTCGAGTGGCAGCACCAGGCCACGTGGACTGTATCCGGCGTCGGAATCAGTAGCTTCCGCGTGCTCCAATCAAGCTCAATTTCACTTCTCAGAAATTTAAAACGAATCAG CGATGGGATCTTTAAGCCGATCCTCGACAATGGATTGAGAGAAGCGACGACGAGAATCGGACGACAAGAGATCTTTGATCGTCGAACAACTCTGACATGGAAGAACTCAGAagttcctcttcttccatatGCGAGATGGCTTTACATCTCCAGCTATGTGAGTCGGATTCTCTACTGGCTCCAGCTTTTGTCAGCGAGTGCTTGTGTGGCTCTGTCTTCCTACAAGCTCGTAATGCACAACTACGGAGATGTTCAAGACGGAGACTTGGACAAAAGGAATAGACAAGCCGCTCTCAGCATCTTCTACTCGCTTGCTCTTGCCGAAGCGTTGTTGTTTCTTGCGGAGAAAGCTTACTGGGAGTGGGAGGTCAGTGTGTGTCACTTGCTTGAGAATGTGACTAGAGAGTGTGGGTTTGGGGTTACTGGAATGGTCTCTATCAAGAGATTCTTCTATGATGCTTACTCCAAGTCTGTCAATGGGAGTATCTTTGATGGTGTGAAGATGGATATGGTTAGCTTTGCTATGGATCTCTTGGGCTCGAACTGCTCTGATGAACAGCTCATCGGAGCGAGGATTCTTAGGCAGTTTGCTGTAAATGAGCGGTTCGCAGAGGATACACTTGAGAAGATCGGTATCAACTTACCTGTCATTGAAAG GTTGGTGGAGATGTTGAACTGGAAAGATctgcaagaagaagagattaggAGATCAGCGGCTGAGATACTCTCAAAACTCGCTGGCAAAAAGCAGAACTCTCTCAGAGTTGCTGGAATCTCTGGTGCGATGGAATCAATTTCATCACTGTTACAGAACACAAGATCTTTAGGTGAAGCTCCTGACGAGATTGGAGAGAAGAAACTCTTCCACGACCATCATCTACACTACGATTTCTGGAGGTTCAACAATTTAGGCCTCTTGATTCTAAAGAAATTATCCAGAGATCATGACAACTGTGGGAAAATTGGTAACACGAGAGGGCTTCTCCCTAAGATCATTGACTTCACGCACACAGACGCAACACTCTTGAAGGATGAGAACGCAGATATGGTTCTGTCACGAGTCCTTACAGTGAAACGGTCGCTGCAGCTAGTGAAAATGTTAGTAAGCACAAGTGGCAACACCGGGAAATGTCTCAGGAGGGAGATCTCAGAAATCGTCTTCACAATCAGCAACTTGAGAGACGTATTGCGGCATGGAGTGAGATACCCGAAATTGCAGAAGCTCGGGATTGAGATTCTTAGCTTCCTCGCGCTTGAGACTGATGGGCGGGAGAGAATTGCCGTTACTGGAGGTGTCTTGAAAGAGCTGTTCAGCATTTtcctaaaaagtaaaatacaTGGGGATGAGAATGAAAAGCGGGTCAGGATGGCTGCAGGTGAAGCTATAGGGATGCTTGCTTTGGAGAGCAGAAGCAACTGCATCCAAATTCTAAAGCTCGGAGTCTTTGGAAGACTTGTGGAGGCACTTGAAGTTCCTTTGATCCGTGTCAATGCAGCGAGAGTGTTGAGAAACTTGTGCATATATTCTGGACATGAATGCTTTCTCGACCTGAGGTTCATTAAAACAGCAGCGCCTACTGTGAGTATGTCTGTCTGTCGGTACAAATACTGCGTTGAACCCCCAAAAGATTAa
- a CDS encoding P-loop containing nucleoside triphosphate hydrolases superfamily protein (P-loop containing nucleoside triphosphate hydrolases superfamily protein; FUNCTIONS IN: guanylate kinase activity; INVOLVED IN: purine nucleotide metabolic process; LOCATED IN: chloroplast; EXPRESSED IN: 22 plant structures; EXPRESSED DURING: 13 growth stages; CONTAINS InterPro DOMAIN/s: Guanylate kinase (InterPro:IPR008144), Guanylate kinase/L-type calcium channel (InterPro:IPR008145), Guanylate kinase, conserved site (InterPro:IPR020590), Guanylate kinase, sub-group (InterPro:IPR017665); BEST Arabidopsis thaliana protein match is: guanylate kinase 1 (TAIR:AT2G41880.1); Has 9322 Blast hits to 9318 proteins in 2721 species: Archae - 1; Bacteria - 5493; Metazoa - 1233; Fungi - 169; Plants - 119; Viruses - 7; Other Eukaryotes - 2300 (source: NCBI BLink).): MIRKLCSSFSRSIIFPNKPIFIPRSFPQPLRHSSALSYSSLKMTDTHIPGNPNSSPIQSPTKPESLRSLEFQLGSSFTADPIIPPPNQIVIVISGPSGVGKDAVINKLREVREGLHFVVTATSRPMRPGEVDGKDYFFVSRDQFLSMVENEELLEYALVYGEYKGIPKKQIQEFMAKGEDIVLRVDIQGAQTLRRILGNSAVFIFLVAESELAMVERLIDRKTESQEELLVRVATAREEVRHLKNFDYVVVNAKGRLDDAVNRVESIIDAEKSKVHQRIVRI, from the coding sequence ATGATTCGCAAGCTCTGTTCTTCATTCTCTCGCTCCATCATCTTCCCCAACAAACCCATCTTCATCCCCCGCTCTTTTCCTCAACCACTCCGTCACTCTTCTGCTCTCTCGTACTCCTCCTTGAAAATGACCGATACCCATATCCCAGGAAACCCTAATTCGTCCCCTATCCAATCTCCCACCAAACCCGAGTCGCTTCGTTCCCTCGAATTTCAATTGGGTTCTTCTTTCACCGCCGATCCAATCATCCCGCCGCCGAATCAGATCGTCATCGTTATTAGCGGTCCAAGCGGAGTTGGTAAAGACGCAGTGATCAACAAGCTTCGTGAGGTTCGTGAAGgtcttcattttgttgttaCCGCCACTAGTCGTCCGATGCGACCTGGTGAAGTTGATGGTAAAGACTATTTCTTTGTCTCGAGAGATCAGTTCTTGTCAATGGTGGAGAACGAAGAGCTTCTTGAATACGCACTTGTTTATGGAGAATACAAAGGGATTCCAAAGAAGCAGATTCAGGAATTTATGGCCAAAGGGGAAGACATTGTTCTTAGAGTTGATATTCAAGGAGCTCAGACGTTAAGGAGGATACTTGGTAACTCTGCTGTGTTTATATTCCTTGTGGCGGAGAGTGAGCTTGCTATGGTGGAGAGGTTGATTGATCGGAAGACGGAGAGTCAAGAGGAGTTGCTTGTTAGAGTTGCTACGGCGAGAGAAGAGGTTAGGCATCTAAAGAACTTTGATTACGTTGTGGTGAATGCCAAAGGGAGGCTTGATGATGCGGTTAACCGCGTGGAATCGATTATCGATGCTGAGAAATCTAAAGTTCATCAAAGGATTGTCAGGATTTGA
- a CDS encoding AP2/B3-like transcriptional factor family protein (AP2/B3-like transcriptional factor family protein; FUNCTIONS IN: DNA binding, sequence-specific DNA binding transcription factor activity; INVOLVED IN: regulation of transcription, DNA-dependent; LOCATED IN: cellular_component unknown; EXPRESSED IN: 10 plant structures; EXPRESSED DURING: 6 growth stages; CONTAINS InterPro DOMAIN/s: Transcriptional factor B3 (InterPro:IPR003340); BEST Arabidopsis thaliana protein match is: AP2/B3-like transcriptional factor family protein (TAIR:AT3G06160.2); Has 363 Blast hits to 340 proteins in 16 species: Archae - 0; Bacteria - 0; Metazoa - 0; Fungi - 0; Plants - 363; Viruses - 0; Other Eukaryotes - 0 (source: NCBI BLink).) has product MASGDVLPRFYTVFLSCVSSNSLLIPRSYYEHLPRRLPKTAILTGTGGRVWKVAMMSKREQVYLARGWENFVADNELKDGEFLTFVFDGYKSYEVSIYGRGSCKETRAVVHVEEISDESESDNDSLGSLVDVTPMPAEENSDDTEGDNDSCDSVVDVTPMPVEEISDASDSDYY; this is encoded by the exons ATGGCTTCCGGTGATGTACTTCCTCGCTTCTACACTGTCTTTCTTTCCTGTGTCAGTTCCAACTCTTTG CTGATACCAAGGTCTTACTACGAACATTTACCGCGTCGTTTACCCAAAACAGCGATTCTCACGGGAACTGGTGGAAGAGTTTGGAAAGTAGCAATGATGAGCAAGCGAGAGCAAGTGTATTTGGCACGAGGCTGGGAAAATTTCGTGGCCGATAACGAGCTAAAAGATGGAGAGTTCTTGACGTTTGTTTTTGATGGGTACAAAAGTTATGAAGTAAGTATCTATGGTCGCGGTAGCTGCAAAGAGACGCGAGCAGTCGTTCATGTTGAAGAGATCTCTGATGAGTCAGAAAGTGACAACGATTCTCTTGGTAGCCTTGTTGACGTAACACCCATGCCAGCGGAAGAGAACTCTGATGATACTGAAGGTGACAATGATTCTTGTGATAGCGTTGTTGACGTAACTCCCATGCCAGTGGAAGAGATAAGTGATGCAAGTGATAGTGACTATTATTAA
- a CDS encoding F-box family protein (F-box family protein; CONTAINS InterPro DOMAIN/s: F-box domain, cyclin-like (InterPro:IPR001810), F-box domain, Skp2-like (InterPro:IPR022364), F-box associated domain, type 1 (InterPro:IPR006527), F-box associated interaction domain (InterPro:IPR017451); BEST Arabidopsis thaliana protein match is: F-box and associated interaction domains-containing protein (TAIR:AT4G12560.2); Has 2015 Blast hits to 1993 proteins in 48 species: Archae - 0; Bacteria - 0; Metazoa - 0; Fungi - 0; Plants - 2013; Viruses - 0; Other Eukaryotes - 2 (source: NCBI BLink).): MKAIQLLWEAIMEATKRERRREDDDGEKASPESLVLPPEIITEILLRLPAKSIGRFRCVSKLFCTLSSDPGFAKIHLDLILRNESVRSLHRKLIVSSHNLYSLDFNSIGDGIRDLAAVEHNYPLKDDPSIFSEMIRNYVGDHLYDDRRVMLKLNAKSYRRNWVEIVGSSNGLVCISPGEGAVFLYNPTTGDSKRLPENFRPKSVEYERDNFQTYGFGFDGLTDDYKLVKLVATSEDILDASVYSLKADSWRRICNLNYEHNDGSYTSGVHFNGAIHWVFTESRHNQRVVVAFDIQTEEFREMPVPDEAEDCSHRFSNFVVGSLNGRLCVVNSCYDVHDDIWVMSEYGEAKSWSRIRINLLYRSMKPLCSTKNDEEVLLELDGDLVLYNFETNASSNLGICGVKLSDGFEANTYVESLISPNSYGIES; this comes from the coding sequence ATGAAAGCGATCCAGTTGCTGTGGGAAGCGATAATGGAGGCGACGAAGAGAGAAAGACGGAGAGAAGATGACGACGGCGAAAAAGCTTCACCGGAATCACTCGTTCTTCCACCAGAGATCATTACAGAAATTCTTCTCCGATTACCAGCCAAATCGATCGGGCGATTCAGGTGCGTATCAAAGCTCTTTTGCACTTTATCGTCAGATCCAGGGTTCGCGAAGATTCACCTCGATCTGATCCTTCGAAACGAATCCGTAAGATCGCTCCACCGTAAGCTCATTGTGTCTTCACATAATCTGTACTCGTTAGATTTCAATTCGATCGGTGACGGAATTAGGGATTTAGCGGCTGTGGAACACAATTATCCTCTTAAAGACGATCCAAGCATTTTCTCTGAGATGATTAGGAATTACGTGGGGGACCATCTGTACGATGATCGTCGCGTGATGCTTAAGCTGAATGCGAAATCGTATCGAAGAAACTGGGTTGAGATCGTTGGATCTTCCAATGGTTTAGTGTGTATCTCTCCTGGTGAAGGAGCTGTTTTCTTGTATAATCCAACTACCGGAGATTCCAAGAGATTACCTGAAAATTTTCGTCCCAAATCTGTAGAATACGAAAGAGATAATTTCCAAACTTATGGATTTGGTTTCGATGGTCTCACTGATGATTACAAATTGGTGAAGCTTGTTGCTACCAGTGAAGATATTCTCGATGCTAGTGTCTATTCCTTGAAGGCTGACTCATGGAGACGGATCTGCAATTTGAATTATGAGCACAACGATGGCTCCTACACGTCCGGTGTGCATTTCAACGGTGCGATTCACTGGGTGTTCACAGAGAGTAGGCACAACCAAAGAGTGGTTGTAGCATTTGATATTCAAACCGAGGAGTTTCGAGAGATGCCAGTGCCTGATGAAGCTGAAGATTGTTCCCATAGGTTTAGCAACTTTGTGGTCGGAAGTCTCAATGGACGTCTCTGTGTGGTCAATAGTTGCTACGATGTGCATGATGATATATGGGTGATGAGTGAGTACGGTGAAGCTAAATCCTGGAGCAGAATTCGAATCAACTTGTTGTATAGGTCGATGAAACCGCTCTGTTCGACTAAGAACGATGAAGAGGTTCTTCTGGAGCTTGATGGAGACCTGGTGTTGTACAACTTTGAAACCAATGCATCGAGTAATCTAGGAATTTGTGGGGTTAAGCTCAGTGACGGGTTCGAGGCAAATACATACGTAGAGAGCCTCATATCACCCAACTCTTATGGTATAGAGAGCTGA
- a CDS encoding ARM repeat superfamily protein (ARM repeat superfamily protein; FUNCTIONS IN: binding; INVOLVED IN: biological_process unknown; LOCATED IN: cellular_component unknown; EXPRESSED IN: 14 plant structures; EXPRESSED DURING: 6 growth stages; CONTAINS InterPro DOMAIN/s: Armadillo-like helical (InterPro:IPR011989), Armadillo (InterPro:IPR000225), Armadillo-type fold (InterPro:IPR016024); BEST Arabidopsis thaliana protein match is: ARM repeat superfamily protein (TAIR:AT5G18980.1); Has 30201 Blast hits to 17322 proteins in 780 species: Archae - 12; Bacteria - 1396; Metazoa - 17338; Fungi - 3422; Plants - 5037; Viruses - 0; Other Eukaryotes - 2996 (source: NCBI BLink).) codes for MYSENIGEDDRSIHLQVLELQKLEEARGSSDTVLDYRNSVEKGDSGETADAASVSSAIAFHRSTSPAPEQKLTLFALRLAIIEKIATNLGTLGFIWATVVLLGGFAITLEKSDFWFITIILLIEGTRIFSRSHELEWQHQATWTVSGVGISSFRVLQSSSISLLRNLKRISDGIFKPILDNGLREATTRIGRQEIFDRRTTLTWKNSEVPLLPYARWLYISSYVSRILYWLQLLSASACVALSSYKLVMHNYGDVQDGDLDKRNRQAALSIFYSLALAEALLFLAEKAYWEWEVSVCHLLENVTRECGFGVTGMVSIKRFFYDAYSKSVNGSIFDGVKMDMVSFAMDLLGSNCSDEQLIGARILRQFAVNERFAEDTLEKIGINLPVIERLVEMLNWKDLQEEEIRRSAAEILSKLAGKKQNSLRVAGISGAMESISSLLQNTRSLGEAPDEIGEKKLFHDHHLHYDFWRFNNLGLLILKKLSRDHDNCGKIGNTRGLLPKIIDFTHTDATLLKDENADMVLSRVLTVKRSLQLVKMLVSTSGNTGKCLRREISEIVFTISNLRDVLRHGVRYPKLQKLGIEILSFLALETDGRERIAVTGGVLKELFSIFLKSKIHGDENEKRVRMAAGEAIGMLALESRSNCIQILKLGVFGRLVEALEVPLIRVNAARVLRNLCIYSGHECFLDLRFIKTAAPTVLKSITSGDNKLLEVMLGLAAQVFKFMSSEEANIVLTDSGIKKQELANSLVSILKKHDKPAIKVPRIRRFVIELAIWMMEDDVENVGMFRDLGMEKELVKVLETTAELENFDVFSGTVGVSRQSRTVHWLAELALKMLEDEHS; via the exons ATGTATTCCGAGAATATTGGAGAAGATGATCGGAGCATCCATTTGcag gTGTTGGAGCTCCAAAAATTGGAAGAAGCACGAGGCTCAAGCGACACCGTTTTGGATTATAGAAACAGCGTCGAGAAAGGAGACAGCGGCGAAACCGCAGACGCAGCGTCTGTATCTTCCGCGATCGCGTTTCACAGATCAACATCACCCGCGCCGGAGCAGAAACTCACACTCTTCGCTCTCCGCCTTGCAATCATCGAGAAAATCGCCACTAATCTCGGAACCCTAGGTTTCATTTGGGCCACGGTGGTTCTTCTCGGTGGATTCGCTATCACGCTCGAAAAATCCGATTTTTGGTTCATCACCATCATTCTCCTCATCGAAGGCACTCGAATCTTCAGCAGAAGCCACGAGCTCGAGTGGCAGCACCAGGCCACGTGGACTGTATCCGGCGTCGGAATCAGTAGCTTCCGCGTGCTCCAATCAAGCTCAATTTCACTTCTCAGAAATTTAAAACGAATCAG CGATGGGATCTTTAAGCCGATCCTCGACAATGGATTGAGAGAAGCGACGACGAGAATCGGACGACAAGAGATCTTTGATCGTCGAACAACTCTGACATGGAAGAACTCAGAagttcctcttcttccatatGCGAGATGGCTTTACATCTCCAGCTATGTGAGTCGGATTCTCTACTGGCTCCAGCTTTTGTCAGCGAGTGCTTGTGTGGCTCTGTCTTCCTACAAGCTCGTAATGCACAACTACGGAGATGTTCAAGACGGAGACTTGGACAAAAGGAATAGACAAGCCGCTCTCAGCATCTTCTACTCGCTTGCTCTTGCCGAAGCGTTGTTGTTTCTTGCGGAGAAAGCTTACTGGGAGTGGGAGGTCAGTGTGTGTCACTTGCTTGAGAATGTGACTAGAGAGTGTGGGTTTGGGGTTACTGGAATGGTCTCTATCAAGAGATTCTTCTATGATGCTTACTCCAAGTCTGTCAATGGGAGTATCTTTGATGGTGTGAAGATGGATATGGTTAGCTTTGCTATGGATCTCTTGGGCTCGAACTGCTCTGATGAACAGCTCATCGGAGCGAGGATTCTTAGGCAGTTTGCTGTAAATGAGCGGTTCGCAGAGGATACACTTGAGAAGATCGGTATCAACTTACCTGTCATTGAAAG GTTGGTGGAGATGTTGAACTGGAAAGATctgcaagaagaagagattaggAGATCAGCGGCTGAGATACTCTCAAAACTCGCTGGCAAAAAGCAGAACTCTCTCAGAGTTGCTGGAATCTCTGGTGCGATGGAATCAATTTCATCACTGTTACAGAACACAAGATCTTTAGGTGAAGCTCCTGACGAGATTGGAGAGAAGAAACTCTTCCACGACCATCATCTACACTACGATTTCTGGAGGTTCAACAATTTAGGCCTCTTGATTCTAAAGAAATTATCCAGAGATCATGACAACTGTGGGAAAATTGGTAACACGAGAGGGCTTCTCCCTAAGATCATTGACTTCACGCACACAGACGCAACACTCTTGAAGGATGAGAACGCAGATATGGTTCTGTCACGAGTCCTTACAGTGAAACGGTCGCTGCAGCTAGTGAAAATGTTAGTAAGCACAAGTGGCAACACCGGGAAATGTCTCAGGAGGGAGATCTCAGAAATCGTCTTCACAATCAGCAACTTGAGAGACGTATTGCGGCATGGAGTGAGATACCCGAAATTGCAGAAGCTCGGGATTGAGATTCTTAGCTTCCTCGCGCTTGAGACTGATGGGCGGGAGAGAATTGCCGTTACTGGAGGTGTCTTGAAAGAGCTGTTCAGCATTTtcctaaaaagtaaaatacaTGGGGATGAGAATGAAAAGCGGGTCAGGATGGCTGCAGGTGAAGCTATAGGGATGCTTGCTTTGGAGAGCAGAAGCAACTGCATCCAAATTCTAAAGCTCGGAGTCTTTGGAAGACTTGTGGAGGCACTTGAAGTTCCTTTGATCCGTGTCAATGCAGCGAGAGTGTTGAGAAACTTGTGCATATATTCTGGACATGAATGCTTTCTCGACCTGAGGTTCATTAAAACAGCAGCGCCTACT GTACTGAAGTCAATAACATCAGGTGACAATAAATTGCTGGAAGTGATGCTAGGATTGGCAGCACAAGTGTTCAAATTCATGAGTTCAGAAGAAGCAAACATTGTTCTGACGGATTCAGGGATCAAAAAGCAAGAACTTGCAAACTCACTGGTTTCGATTCTGAAAAAGCATGACAAGCCAGCAATCAAGGTTCCAAGAATCAGGAGGTTTGTGATCGAGCTTGCGATATGGATGATGGAAGATGATGTGGAGAACGTTGGGATGTTCAGGGATTTGGGTATGGAGAAAGAGCTCGTGAAGGTTCTGGAAACTACGGCTGAGCTTGAGAACTTTGATGTTTTCTCTGGCACGGTTGGAGTGAGCCGACAGAGCAGAACGGTTCATTGGTTAGCTGAATTGGCTTTAAAAATGCTTGAGGATGAACATTCTTAA
- the MKK8 gene encoding MAP kinase kinase 8 (MAP kinase kinase 8 (MKK8); FUNCTIONS IN: MAP kinase kinase activity, kinase activity; INVOLVED IN: protein amino acid phosphorylation; CONTAINS InterPro DOMAIN/s: Protein kinase, ATP binding site (InterPro:IPR017441), Protein kinase, catalytic domain (InterPro:IPR000719), Serine/threonine-protein kinase-like domain (InterPro:IPR017442), Protein kinase-like domain (InterPro:IPR011009); BEST Arabidopsis thaliana protein match is: MAP kinase kinase 9 (TAIR:AT1G73500.1); Has 118422 Blast hits to 117448 proteins in 4367 species: Archae - 104; Bacteria - 13467; Metazoa - 44308; Fungi - 11331; Plants - 29630; Viruses - 467; Other Eukaryotes - 19115 (source: NCBI BLink).) — MVMVRDNQFLNLKLSPIQAPTTIPPCRFPIIPATKVSATVSSCASNTFSVANLDRISVLGSGNGGTVFKVKDKTTSEIYALKKVKENWDSTSLREIEILRMVNSPYVAKCHDIFQNPSGEVSILMDYMDLGSLESLRGVTEKQLALMSRQVLEGKNYLHEHKIVHRDIKPANLLRSSKEEVKIADFGVSKIVVRSLNKCNSFVGTFAYMSPERLDSEADGVTEEDKSNVYAGDIWSFGLTMLEILVGYYPMLPDQAAIVCAVCFGEPPKAPEECSDDLKSFMDCCLRKKASER, encoded by the coding sequence atggTTATGGTTAGAGATAATCAATTCCTTAACCTCAAACTGTCTCCTATACAAGCTCCTACTACTATCCCCCCTTGCCGCTTCCCCATCATACCCGCTACAAAAGTCTCTGCAACAGTTTCTTCCTGCGCAAGCAACACTTTTTCTGTAGCTAATTTGGACAGAATCAGTGTTCTTGGCAGTGGAAACGGAGGAACCGTATTCAAAGTTAAGGACAAGACAACCTCAGAGATCTACGCGttgaagaaagtgaaagaaaactGGGATTCTACTTCCCTCCGTGAGATCGAAATCCTTCGCATGGTCAACTCTCCTTACGTCGCAAAGTGTCACGACATCTTCCAGAATCCTTCCGGAGAAGTATCTATTCTAATGGATTACATGGATCTTGGCTCGCTCGAGTCTCTACGCGGGGTTACAGAAAAACAACTCGCTTTGATGTCTCGTCAAGTTTTGGAAGGAAAAAATTACTTGCACGAGCACAAGATCGTTCATAGAGACATCAAGCCAGCGAATCTGCTACGTAGCtcaaaagaagaagtcaaGATCGCAGACTTTGGAGTGAGCAAGATCGTGGTCAGGTCTTTAAACAAGTGCAACTCGTTCGTAGGCACGTTCGCATACATGAGTCCTGAAAGACTCGATAGTGAAGCTGATGGTGTTACAGAAGAAGACAAATCAAACGTTTACGCCGGAGATATATGGAGTTTTGGGCTTACGATGCTCGAGATCTTGGTGGGTTACTACCCGATGCTACCAGACCAAGCCGCGATAGTATGTGCAGTTTGTTTTGGAGAACCACCAAAAGCCCCCGAAGAATGCTCTGACGATTTGAAGAGTTTCATGGACTGCTGTTTACGCAAGAAAGCAAGCGAGAGATAG